Proteins encoded in a region of the Elaeis guineensis isolate ETL-2024a chromosome 7, EG11, whole genome shotgun sequence genome:
- the LOC105048775 gene encoding LOW QUALITY PROTEIN: probable mitochondrial adenine nucleotide transporter BTL3 (The sequence of the model RefSeq protein was modified relative to this genomic sequence to represent the inferred CDS: inserted 2 bases in 2 codons; deleted 4 bases in 2 codons): MNLYTLIHKIATTQGLKGFWKGNFVNIFHTAPFKAVNFYAYDTSRKRLLEMSGNEETTNFERFIAGAAAGIAATILCLPMDTTRTKMVAPGGEALGSIMGVFRHMVQTEGFFSXYKALVPSLISMAPSGAVFYGVYXVLKAGYLHSPEGKKSIPLMKQQQGEDVNALDQLELGPMRTLPSGVIAGACAEAASARYPFKVVGRELQMQVQATKLNAFATSVKIVEQGGRISALYADLIPSLLQVLPSAAISYFMYEFMKMVLKVE; the protein is encoded by the exons ATGAATTTATATACACTTATCCATAAAATTGCAACCACACAAGGTTTGAAAGGCTTCTGGAAGGGCAATTTTGTCAACATTTTTCATACTGCTCCATTTAAGGCAGTAAATTTCTATGCATATGATACATCTAGGAAACGGCTTCTCGAAATGTCTGGAAATGAAGAAACAACAAATTTTGAAAGGTTCATTGCAGGTGCTGCAGCTGGCATAGCTGCTACAATACTATGTCTGCCAATGGACACG ACCCGTACAAAGATGGTAGCACCTGGAGGGGAAGCTTTAGGCAGCATTATGGGTGTTTTTCGTCACATGGTGCAAACTGAAGGATTCTTTT CTTACAAGGCATTAGTACCTTCTCTTATTAGCATGGCCCCTTCTGGTGCAGTTTTCTATGGTGTTT ATGTATTGAAGGCAGGGTATCTTCATTCACCTGAAGGAAAGAAGAGCATACCTCTGATGAAGCAACAACAAGGTGAAGATGTGAATGCCTTGGATCAACTAGAGCTGGGTCCCATGAGAACCTTACCGTCTGGGGTCATTGCCGGTGCTTGTGCTGAGGCTGCCAGC GCCAGATATCCTTTTAAGGTAGTTGGGCGGGAGCTACAAATGCAGGTTCAAGCGACAAAACTAAATGCATTTGCTACATCTGTGAAAATAGTCGAGCAAGGGGGA AGAATCTCTGCACTGTATGCTGACCTGATTCCCAGCTTGTTACAG GTTTTGCCCTCTGCTGCCATTAGTTACTTCATGTATGAGTTCATGAAGATGGTTCTGAAAGTAGAATGA